In Pongo pygmaeus isolate AG05252 chromosome 19, NHGRI_mPonPyg2-v2.0_pri, whole genome shotgun sequence, the genomic stretch CTAGTTGGTCAGCTGGGGCAGGGGCAATGCCACCCATTTAGGCCAGGATCTGCTCTTCAAGAAtcatggggctgggtgcggtggctcacacctgtaatcccagatactcgggaggctgaggcaggagaatcgcttgaacctgggaggcagaggtggcagtgagctgagatggcaccattgcactccagcctgggcgataagagcaaaactccgtctcgggggaaaaaaaaaaaaaaaaattcaggagagGAGTACAGGACAGAGGGAGGGCTGGGACCCTGTGCCCTGGAGGATGGCTGAGGAGAAGGGTGCCACTCTCCCAGATCCTTTGGAAGGAAGAAAACCCTGGCTTCCGCCATCCTCCCTTGGGCCTAGAGGAAACAGGATTAAGTTGCAGGCTGCAAAGCGGTACCTGGAGAGCCACAGAGCTGTGTAACCCCCGTGCAAAGGAGCCGCTCAGCCAGGGGCTGTGGAACTCGGGACGAGTCCTGTGACCGCTGAGCCTGTGCCCCTGGAATTCTAGGTGTTGGGGCTGCCGCAGTGAGCAAAGCAGACCCAGTACCTCCTGGGGCAGGGTGGGCTGGCTGGGGGCTGCCGCAGCCTCACCCACCCGCAGGATCCTCTCCTCCACAGGCTCCAGCGCGTGCTTCTGGGCCGAGAGCTGCCTCACCCTGGTGCCCTATACCCTGGTACGGCCCCATCGACCGGCCCAGCCCCGGCCTGTGCTCTTTGTGCCCAGGGTGGTTGGGAAGATCCTGAGCGAGAAACTGTGCCTCCTCCAGGGGTTTAAGAAGTGCCTGGCAGGTATGCTGTTGCCTGGGAATCCCTCTacccctcccaccttccctccctccctactccccttcctccctcctccttccctcccccaccacGCACATTCCCACACTCACCTGCTGTGTCCAGATAGTTCAGGATGGAGGTGCAGGGCAGAGCGGGGCGTGCAGGGTCAGGTTTGTAAAGTGGACACCCTGAGAAGAGCTTCTCCCAGGGCTGGCGGGGTTCACGGGGACAGGGGTGTTTACCATGGGACTCCCTCAGACCCCTACACGGCTGGTATATGATGGCCCCGTCCGATGTCACCTGCAGAGTACTTGAGCCAGGAGGAGTATGAGGCCTGGAGCCAGAGAGGGGACATCATCCAGGAGGGAGAGGTGTCCGGGGGCCGCTGCTGGGTGACCCGCCATGCTGTGGAGTCCCTCATGGAAAAGgtgagggcaggggcagggtgggCGGGGGAGCTGTCCTGGGAGGGGTTTTGGGAATGCAGAGGAGGGGGATGAGATAAAGGTGCAGGGACCGACCTGAGACCTGGGTGACCTTGTCGCCGACCTCTGGGCCCCAACACCCCAGCAGGAGCCCAAAACTCATGTCAGCCAGTTAGGATCCGTGACTGTGGGTGAGGTCTCCCAACTccttgaatctcagtttcctcagcttgGGGGATGTTTACTAGATATTTGTTCGAGAATGAATAAATCCAAGCTAACAACACTCTCCATGTTTGAAGGCACAAACGCATGAAAAGCAGCTCCCCGTGAACCACAGCTTTGTGCCTGCACAGGCACGGGAAGCAGAGTCTGGCATCTGGGTGCTTCCTGTAGGGGTTGGCGGAGCTCCATGCCAAGTTCACCTCATCCCCAGAGCTCACAATTTCTAGATTTTCCCAGTGAAAAATCAAAGGGATGGAAACCCTTAATACTGCACAGCACGCAGCCTCCTTTAGAAAGTGGCAAACTcagctgggcctggggctcacgcctgtcatcccagcactttgggaacccaaggcgggaggatcgcttgagcccaggagttcaagaccagcctgagcaacacagtgagacccctgtctctaaaaaaaatttttcaactaaaaaaagttaaaaaataaaaagagaagaaagtagccgggcacagtggctcatgcctgtaatccccacactttgggaggcctaggcgggaagattgcttgagcccaggagtttgagaccagcctgagcaacacagtgagacacccgTCTCTGCAAAACATTTAAaggctaaaaaaattaaaagtgggccgggcgcggtggctcactcctctaatcccagcactttgggaggccgaggcgggaacatcacctgaggtcaggagatcaagaccatcctggctaacatggtgaaaccccgtctctactaaaaatacaaaaaattagccgggcgtggtggtgggcgcctgtagtcccagctactcgggaggctgaggcgggagaatggcgtgaacccgggaggcagagcttgcagtgagccgagatcgcaccaccgcactccagcctgggcaacagagcgagactctgtctcaaaaaaaaaaaaaagagagaagaaagtggCAAGCTCTCTTCACCCATCTTCTCTACAAAATTCAGCTCTgcccagctcctgccctgccCTCAGCCTGTCCGGAGGGCCCTTCCGACCTGGGCGTGGGCTCCCTTTGCTTCCTCCAAAGCCCGTGATCTTGATtcacttctccctctccctcccgcAAAGAACACCCACGCCCTCCTGGACGTCCGGCTGGACAGTGTCTGCGCCCTGCACAGGATGGACATCTTCCCCATCGTCATCCACGTCTCTGTCAACGAGAAGATAGCAAAGAAGCTCAAGTAGGTGCACgctgggggctgggcaggggctTTGAAGCGGCTCCTGGGAGCTGGGCAGGGGCTTCGAAGCGGCTCCTGGGCTCCCCCAAAGCCCACGGCAGGTGCCTTTGGAGTGTGCTCTGCAGTTTTCAGGAACCTGAGGCGCTGACAGTGCGGTTTCTGCACAACTTCAGGACAAGGGCCCTGCTGATTGCTCATGAAATTCCCgattttggccgggcgtggtgactcacacctgtaatcccagtactttgggaggccaaggtgggtggatgaggtcagcagtttgagaccagcctggccaacatggagaaaccctgtctctattaaaaatacaaaaactagccaggtgtggcagtgggtgcctgtaatcccagctactcaggggactgagccaggagaatcacttaaacccaggaggtggaggttgtggtgagccaagattgtgccactgcactcaagtctgggtgacagagcgagactttgtctcaaaaaaaaaaaaaaaaaactgttctgaTTTCATGCTTTCAAATCTGGCCTCTCCGGGATCTTGATACCAGGATGAGAGTGCCTTTTACAGTGGGCAAAAATAGCCTAGTCACTggaaaatgacattttataattGAAATTTAAAGTTGTAAGTTAACAAATTGGCACTCCCTCCCCCAGGAGCAGCCCAGAGGACCATTGCGGGGCCAGACCTCCACCCGGCCTCAGCTCCACTGACGCTCCATACTCACTGGGGCTCGGCTGAGGCCAGACCCCCACCCGGCCTCAGCTCCACTGACGCTCCACACTTACTGGTGCTTGGCTAGCACAATCTAATCCTTGTTGgctaaggacaaaaaaaaaaaaaaaaaagtaaaaaaaattacttggttTTCTGGGGACAGACTGAGATGTCCTGCTAGTGTGCCCTTTCTACTCCAGGAGCCAAGGCTGTGTTCTAGACAACCTGCCGCCCACCACTGGGGCCTGGGGCCTATTTTCTTTACAAGGTCCCCTCAAAGCGAGGCCACCTGTGTTCAGGGGTGTTTGGGTGCGTGTCATCACTACCCTAGCCGGGGCTCCTGGGCCCTTGCTCTCCCCTGAGCCCGCTCCCCGCAACTCTGGCCTGTGCAGGAAGGGCCTACAGCGGTTGGGCACCTCAGAGGAGCAGCTCCTGGAGGCTGccaggcaggaggagggagaccTGGACCGGGCGCCCTGTCTATACAGCAGCCTGGCTCCTGACGGCTGGAGCGACCTGGACGGCCTGCTCAGCTGTGTCCACCAGGCCATCGCCGACGAGCAGAAGAAGGTGGTGTGGACGGAACAGAGCCCCCGGTGATGCACCGTGCCCCTTCCCAGGACTGTGGGGGCCTCTGTGTGCCTGTTAATGCAGTCCTGTTCCTCAGCCCAGGCCCTCTTGGCACAGCTGTGGGCTCCTTGGCACATGAGTCTGGCTCTCCCCACTGGCTGGGATCTAACCTTGAACCCTCACCACGTGCAGGTCGCACACGGTGAAGCCACTTGTAACTGCACACTTTTCTGTGGAAACATCTTCACCCTTCACCAGGCTTGGCATGGTCTGAACTGGAAACCCTGAGAATGTTTCTGCAGCGGGACAGGAGGGACGTCTTCCATGCCTTCCCTAGAACTGGAGGCCCTGGACCTCTCTGGAAAACTGCCTGTCTGCAGGCCCGATTCAAATCTATGGGGGCTGCACTTCCCTTTTACATTTTGATGTGTCAAAGGCTCACTCCAAAAGCACAAAGGCAGTGGGTGGGGAGCCCGGGTGGCCCCCAAGGTCGCTGCCACCCTTGCCCGGGGCAGAGGCACAAGCCCACATATGCTGCGACCCCAGCCACCTTCTCTCAGCTTCTGAGGCTGCAACGCCTCAGGAACTCCAGTTTACAGAGACCAGTGTGTTTACTTGTAAATAAAGCCTCTGGGTGGTGGAGACGGTACTTTCAGTGGGTCTGTGCCCCGTGGCCTCCGTGCCCGTTCGGTGGGGGTGTCCCGGAGAAGCCTGGCACCAGTACCCCTGTACAAGGCCCAGTAGACTCTGCCTTTCCTTGACCCGGCTTTGCACCCCAGCCCGTTTTGGGCCAAACATCTTTACTCCACCTTCAGGGCTCGGGGAGGACCCAGGTCCCCCAGCACCTGCCCTtgcccctgcctcctggggctgTTGCAGACTGAATGTCATTTTGACAGCAGTGTCCAAGAATCAGGAAGCTGTTCTAGAATTCAGGTTGGTATCATCATAAACGAGTTCAGAAAAAGAACTTCTgtatattttactaaaataaaaagcttttacaaTAGCTGGCCTGTGGCTTCCTCCAGCCCACCCCAGTATGGAGTGATGGGGAGGGAAGGGCAAAGGGAGCCCACATACTCAAGGAAGCGCCCTCTCCTTCAAGGGGTGTCCAGGCCAGGCTTCTGCTCCCGAGGTGGGTGGAGGCAGGGCAGGAATGGCGCATTCTCCCAGCAACGCCGACGTCACCGAAGAATTAACCCAAGCCAGAGGACGGGCATCGCCATGCCTTCATCTTTGGACACTCACAAAAAAGATAAGCCTCTGCCCAGAAACACCACGGGTTCAAGCTCATTACTCAGGGAGCCTGCCGCCAATCAGCCGAAACCCGCCTGGGGAACAGGGACTTGACGGTGGGGCAAAACAGAAGCAGCAGAAACCTGCCCAAAGGTCGCGCAAAGGCTTCCTCTAGGCCAGACGCTGGTAAGAGCCAGGCGCCGTGCTCCCAGGTGAGCGTGGCTGGGACCTGCGTACTGCCCACGCGGCACCGAAGCCCCTGCCTGCTCTCTGTGAAGGGCTCAGAAGTATCTGTGGCTGCTGAAGCCTGAAGAGGGCCTCAGGCCTCCCATTTGCAGGTCCCCAAACCAAGCCAGAAAACAGGACTCCCTTGTCATGGGCTGGGGGTGCTGCCCTGTCCGCAGACCACATATGTCTAGAATTCCTGTGCCGGGACATGGTTCAGACACAAGGACAGCTGTGTCCCCTGCCATGATGGCAGTGCCCCTggtggaggaggggctgggcacaTGCTCTGGTCCCATGCTCTGGTCCCCTGCTCTGGTCCCCCTCCAGGCAATGGCAGGAGTGACCCCACAGGAAGGAAGAACCCTCCTTGGACAGGAGTGCGGACGGAAGGGCTGTTGTCACTACTCCCCAGTCTGCCGGCCACACGGACATGTGTAGGATGTGTCTGGGACATGTCTGGGATGTTTGCAAAGGCCTCCTGGGATGGTCACAGCTCATTGTGGAGGGGCTGGCACTGGGGAGAGAGCTTCTCCTCCAGGACGCCGTCAGGGGCACACACCCAGGGGTCGTGGGTCTCCCACTGCCACTTGGCCAGCTGGGCCCGAAGCATCTCCAGAACCTGGGCAAAGCGCGGGTCGGTGGCCAGGTTCTGGGTCTCGTGGGGGTCCTGGCTCTGGTCGTAGAGCTCCCAGCGCGCCCGGTAGTAGTAATGATGGAGGTCCTTGTACCAGCCCGTGGGCTGACCAGCTGTGGTGCGGTTCAGGAGGTCCTGGAAGGTGGGTGAGATGTAGAAGTCCTGGTCGATGGGAAAGGGCATCTTGAAGTTGAGGTTGTGCACGAGGCGGAAGTTCCGGTGCTGCACGGAGCGCATGGGGTAGGACATGGTGACTTCGTGGTGGCTCTGGCTGCCAAAGACGGTGGCCCAGAGGGGCTCGGCCTCCAGCGCCGGCAAGAGGGACCGGCCAGTGAGGTGGACGGTCTTCGAGCCAAAGATGGCGTAGCTGGGGTACGGGATGGAGAACCAATCCAAGATGGTGGGCGTGAGGTCTGGAAGGGATGCGGTATCTCAGAGCAGCAGAGCCCTCAGCACACAGGAGCTGCCCTCGGAAGGGCCGAACCTACGCCACTCTGGGTGGCTACCTTCTCCAATCCAATCAGCAGCGGGAGGTGCCTTGTCGAGCCGACACCTCTCACCGCCGCGTCATCTCTCTAGGCCATGGTGCCTTGAATGGTATAACAAGAGGCCCTGATTTGGTGACATTTAGGATCCTTCTAAAATCCCATGGACCAGAAAAGAAGTCTCCTTTTCGGTAGCTCGTCTACTCCAGCCCTGGGGTGGGTGTGGCCACAGTGCTGCTGGCTCATAATTTGGGGCCAGAGAGAGATGTGGGCCACGAGCTCGGAGGGAAAGGGAACCTGAGTTTGCTGCTGTCCCAGGCCCATCCCACCTGGAGGCTCTGCCAGGCAGTGGGCAGGACACTCGAGCCTCTGCCCTGTGCCGAAGGGCTCACCCCGAGCCCCTCACAAAGTCTTCCTGCACCCATGTCTTTGTCTGCACGTCCATAACATGGGACTAGATGTCCTAGGTCTTTTTAGAAATGAGCAGGGTCATGAGGTGCTTTGGGTCCCCCAGGAAGGCAGGATGGGGTGCACAGATGCTCAGAGAGGGGTCCCCAGGCCCACAGTAtcggcatcacctgggaacttgtcagACATGCAAATTCTTGAGCCCACCAGGATCTACTGAATTGGACACCCTGGGGTTTGCAATTTGGATATTAACAAgcatcccaggtgattctgaagcTCATCGGAGGTAGGCGGGGAAAAGGCAATGGTTTTGAAAGCAGCAGCATCCAAGCGAGAATCCTAGCTTAGTGCTTACCAGCTGTGCAATCCTGAGCAgcttacttcacctctctgagcctcattctttccttctgtAGAGTGGGAGTGACAGTCCCTTCCTCACCCAGATGATATGAGAGCCACATTAGGTAACGGGTGTGGAGCAGCATCTGACAGGTCGTGGCACCGTCCCAGATCCACTCCCACCCCTTCCCTGATGGAGACAGACAGAGGCATACCTAGGAGGCTCACGTAGGCCTCGCTGACTTGGCCCCAGCGTTTTGGGTGCTCCGGGGATGACACCAGTAAGGGTTCAGCAGTGCCCGGCCAGTACAGGTTGGTCCTGCCGCTGGGGAAGGGGATCCCGTTGTCGGACGTGAAGATCACCAGTGTGTCGTTCAGGACACCGGCGTCACGCAGCTCCTGGAGCACCAGTCCAACTCCTGTGGTGAGGGGCCGGGAAGCAGAGCTCAGCCGCAGACACGCAGGGAGGCAGCGGGTGTGTGCAGACCCACCCGCTGCTTCATCCGGCCGCTGGGCTCCAGCGCTTTCCGGATTTGAAAGCACCCTGTAGTTCTTCCCAATGGCCCTGGCTCTTGCCCAGCTCTTGCCCAGCTCCGTCCAGCTCCCATTCCCTGAGCAGGCCTCGAATGGGCCTCCAGGGACTCCAGCCATCCCTTGGCACTTCTGTGTCACCCTCAGGCAGCTGCTCCCTGGTGCCTGCCACCTTCTGAGTTCTTCAGAATCTCGTGTCTGTCCCATGGAGCAAATAGGGCAGGGGCCAGAAGACAAGGCTTCCTCTATACCCACTCCTTCCCAGCTCACTAAGAATTCACAGCACCAACAGGGAAATGGCAAAGGTCCCGACCTCCTGTCATGGGTTAAATGGTGACCCCTGACCCCAAAAGACATGTGTGCTGGAATCTGTGAAGGGGGCCTTGTTTGGAAAGGGGAACTTCGCAAATAAAGATCCTGGGACAAAACCATCCTGAAGTGCTCAGGTAGGCCCTAAACCCGACGGGGTCCTTA encodes the following:
- the SGSH gene encoding N-sulphoglucosamine sulphohydrolase — translated: MRRPGPACCALLLVLGLCRARPRNALLLLADDGGFESGAYNNSAIATPHLDALARRSLLFRNAFTSVSSCSPSRASLLTGLPQHQNGMYGLHQDVHHFNSFDKVRSLPLLLSQAGVRTGIIGKKHVGPETVYPFDFAYTEENGSVLQVGRNITRIKLLVRKFLQTQDDRSFFLYVAFHDPHRCGHSQPQYGTFCEKFGNGKSGMGRIPDWTPQAYDPLDVLVPYFVPNTPAARADLAAQYTTIGRMDQGVGLVLQELRDAGVLNDTLVIFTSDNGIPFPSGRTNLYWPGTAEPLLVSSPEHPKRWGQVSEAYVSLLDLTPTILDWFSIPYPSYAIFGSKTVHLTGRSLLPALEAEPLWATVFGSQSHHEVTMSYPMRSVQHRNFRLVHNLNFKMPFPIDQDFYISPTFQDLLNRTTAGQPTGWYKDLHHYYYRARWELYDQSQDPHETQNLATDPRFAQVLEMLRAQLAKWQWETHDPWVCAPDGVLEEKLSPQCQPLHNEL